In a single window of the Halomicroarcula saliterrae genome:
- a CDS encoding transcription initiation factor IIB, whose product MTDTTIRRYTSERETEEEQTEDEAESLVCPECGGSLLSDSERGETVCEDCGLVVEEDEIDPGPEWRAFDSKEKDQKSRVGAPTTNMMHDKGLSTNIGWQDKDAYGNSLSSRQREKMQRLRTWNERFRTRDSKERNLKQALGEIDRMASALGLPENVRETASVIYRRALDEDLLPGRSIEGVSTASLYAAARQAGTPRSLDEIANVSRVGKDEIARTYRYVVRELSLEIQPADPESYVPRFASDLDLTEEVERRARQLLQNAKQEGVHSGKSPVGLAAAAVYAASLLTNEKVTQSEVSEVANISEVTIRNRYHELLEAEDSVHP is encoded by the coding sequence ATGACCGATACCACCATCCGTCGATACACGAGTGAGCGCGAAACCGAAGAGGAGCAGACCGAAGACGAAGCGGAGTCTCTGGTCTGTCCAGAGTGTGGTGGCTCGTTGCTCTCAGACAGTGAGCGCGGCGAAACCGTCTGTGAAGACTGCGGGCTGGTCGTCGAGGAAGACGAGATCGACCCCGGCCCCGAGTGGCGTGCGTTCGACTCCAAAGAGAAAGACCAGAAGTCCCGCGTCGGCGCCCCGACGACGAACATGATGCACGACAAGGGACTGTCGACCAACATCGGCTGGCAAGACAAGGACGCCTACGGCAACTCCCTGTCCTCGCGCCAGCGCGAGAAGATGCAACGCCTCCGCACGTGGAACGAGCGGTTCCGGACGCGGGACTCCAAGGAGCGCAACCTCAAGCAGGCCCTGGGCGAAATAGACCGCATGGCCTCCGCGCTCGGCCTGCCCGAGAACGTCCGCGAGACGGCCTCGGTTATCTACCGCCGAGCGCTCGACGAAGACCTGCTCCCGGGCCGCTCCATCGAGGGCGTCTCCACGGCGTCGCTGTACGCCGCTGCCCGACAGGCCGGGACACCCCGCTCGCTGGACGAAATCGCCAACGTCTCCCGCGTCGGCAAGGACGAGATCGCCCGCACCTACCGCTACGTCGTCCGGGAACTGAGCCTCGAAATCCAGCCGGCCGACCCCGAGAGCTACGTCCCCCGCTTCGCGTCCGACCTCGACCTCACCGAGGAGGTCGAACGACGCGCCCGCCAGCTCCTCCAGAACGCAAAGCAGGAAGGCGTCCACTCGGGCAAGTCGCCCGTCGGACTGGCTGCCGCCGCGGTGTACGCCGCCTCCCTGCTGACCAACGAGAAGGTGACCCAGAGCGAAGTCAGCGAGGTCGCCAACATTTCCGAGGTCACTATCCGGAACCGCTACCACGAGCTGCTGGAAGCCGAGGACAGCGTCCACCCCTAA
- the gatC gene encoding Asp-tRNA(Asn)/Glu-tRNA(Gln) amidotransferase subunit GatC has protein sequence MSDNAVESDEVGHIADLARIDLDDSEVERFTEQFGEILAAFEALDEVPDTDRETDLTNVMRPDEVRECLSQEEALRNAPDSEAGQFKGPKVS, from the coding sequence ATGAGCGACAACGCTGTCGAGAGCGACGAGGTCGGCCACATCGCCGACCTCGCCCGTATCGACCTGGACGACTCGGAGGTCGAGCGGTTCACCGAGCAGTTCGGCGAGATTCTGGCCGCCTTCGAGGCGCTCGACGAGGTGCCCGACACCGACCGCGAGACCGACCTGACCAACGTGATGCGTCCCGACGAGGTCCGCGAGTGCCTGAGTCAGGAGGAGGCGCTCCGTAACGCTCCCGACTCCGAGGCCGGGCAGTTCAAAGGGCCGAAGGTGTCGTAG
- the gatA gene encoding Asp-tRNA(Asn)/Glu-tRNA(Gln) amidotransferase subunit GatA codes for MSDLNAYIATETIEGSDDGPLAGRTVAVKDNISTKDVQTTCGSAMLEGYVPPYDATVVERLKDAGATIPGKTNMDEFGMGTTTETSAYGAVENPVAEGHVPGGSSGGSAAVVASGDADMALGSDTGGSIRCPAAFCGVVGIKPTYGLVSRYGLVAYANSLEQIGPIAPTVEDAAELLSVIAGPDERDGTTRDATDNGTDYDFAAAADGDVDGLSIGVPTELLDGADEAVVETFWDAIDELEAQGASYHEVDLPSVEHAVEAYYVIAMSEASSNLARFDGVRYGKSGGEGNWNESFARAREEGFGEEVKRRVLLGTYALSAGYHDKYYKKAQDARAWVKQDFDDALSEADVLASPTMPVPPMERGESLSDPLTMYLADANTTPVNLANLPAISVPAGETDEGLPVGLQLVGPAFGEKTIIRAGSALA; via the coding sequence ATGAGTGACCTCAACGCCTACATCGCTACCGAGACCATAGAGGGGAGCGACGACGGCCCGCTCGCCGGTCGAACAGTCGCCGTCAAGGACAACATCTCGACGAAGGACGTCCAGACCACCTGTGGCTCGGCGATGCTAGAGGGGTACGTCCCGCCCTACGACGCGACGGTCGTCGAGCGCCTCAAGGACGCCGGCGCGACGATTCCCGGCAAGACGAACATGGACGAGTTCGGGATGGGGACGACGACCGAGACCTCCGCCTACGGGGCCGTCGAGAACCCCGTCGCCGAGGGCCACGTTCCCGGCGGCTCCTCGGGCGGGTCAGCGGCGGTCGTCGCCTCGGGCGACGCCGACATGGCGCTCGGCAGCGACACCGGCGGCTCCATCCGCTGTCCAGCGGCGTTCTGTGGCGTCGTGGGTATCAAGCCCACCTACGGGCTCGTCTCCCGCTACGGGCTGGTGGCCTACGCCAACAGCCTCGAACAGATCGGTCCTATCGCCCCGACCGTCGAGGACGCGGCGGAACTGCTTTCGGTCATCGCCGGACCGGACGAGCGCGACGGGACGACCCGTGATGCGACCGACAACGGCACCGACTACGACTTCGCCGCCGCGGCCGACGGCGACGTCGACGGGCTCTCTATCGGCGTCCCGACGGAACTGCTCGACGGCGCCGACGAGGCCGTCGTCGAGACGTTCTGGGACGCAATCGACGAACTGGAGGCCCAGGGCGCGAGCTACCACGAGGTCGACCTCCCGAGCGTCGAACACGCCGTCGAGGCCTACTACGTCATCGCGATGAGCGAGGCCTCCTCGAACCTGGCGCGGTTCGACGGCGTCCGCTACGGGAAGAGCGGCGGCGAGGGCAACTGGAACGAGTCGTTCGCCCGCGCCCGCGAGGAGGGGTTCGGCGAGGAGGTCAAACGCCGCGTCCTGCTTGGCACCTACGCCCTCTCCGCGGGCTACCACGACAAGTACTACAAGAAAGCCCAGGACGCTCGTGCCTGGGTCAAACAGGACTTCGACGACGCCCTCTCGGAGGCGGACGTGCTCGCCTCGCCGACGATGCCGGTCCCGCCGATGGAGCGGGGCGAGAGCCTGTCGGACCCGCTGACGATGTATCTCGCCGACGCGAACACGACGCCGGTGAACCTGGCGAATCTCCCCGCCATCTCCGTCCCCGCGGGCGAGACCGACGAGGGCCTCCCCGTCGGGCTCCAGCTCGTCGGGCCCGCCTTCGGCGAGAAGACGATTATCCGGGCCGGCAGCGCGCTGGCGTAA